From a single bacterium genomic region:
- a CDS encoding threonylcarbamoyl-AMP synthase, giving the protein MVLKPTRAGLTRAAQLIRGGSVIAFPTDTVYGLGAAADDEVARRRVYQIKGRPAGLPLILMVAAESQLEGWVHVDSRAEAMIRRWWPGPLTLILHAKGGGTLGVRIPKHQVALDLLSAAGPLMTTSANLHGKDPAMTAEDAGALPGVMVVLDGGAAPGGLASTVLDLTGPEPHVLREGAIPTSELLGPPPPHAG; this is encoded by the coding sequence ATGGTCCTGAAGCCGACGCGGGCCGGGCTCACGCGCGCCGCCCAGCTGATCCGCGGTGGGAGCGTGATCGCGTTCCCGACCGACACGGTCTACGGGCTGGGGGCGGCCGCGGATGACGAGGTGGCGAGGCGCCGGGTCTACCAGATCAAGGGCCGGCCGGCCGGGCTGCCGCTCATCCTCATGGTCGCCGCCGAGTCGCAGCTGGAGGGCTGGGTGCACGTCGATTCGCGGGCAGAGGCGATGATCCGGCGCTGGTGGCCGGGACCGCTGACCTTGATCCTGCACGCCAAGGGCGGAGGCACGCTCGGGGTTCGCATTCCCAAGCACCAGGTCGCGCTCGACCTGCTCAGCGCCGCGGGGCCGCTGATGACGACCAGCGCGAACCTTCACGGTAAGGATCCGGCGATGACGGCGGAGGACGCGGGCGCGTTGCCGGGCGTGATGGTGGTGCTGGACGGGGGCGCGGCGCCAGGAGGCCTGGCGTCCACGGTGCTCGACCTCACCGGCCCCGAGCCGCACGTGCTGCGCGAAGGCGCCATCCCGACCTCCGAGCTGCTGGGTCCGCCACCCCCTCACGCCGGCTGA